The following proteins come from a genomic window of Methanocella conradii HZ254:
- a CDS encoding TIM barrel protein, which yields MIRIGIAGIPYHTKGEGTEAGLRYLHDAGLDAMEVQFVRNVYMTPKSASKSAVIARECGLALSIHAPYYINLTSKSKATQEKSKVWLEKSLRIADSLEANIVVCHPAREKEPGMLKQHLLELSDMRKKEGIKALIGLETTGDAPELGSVEDYLDLLKDVPGTDIVIDWSHLHARTNGSIKGIEDYEAIFNMLKPIKRDDFHMHFSNVEYKDGREVRHLPLDSEPPFEPLAKILKEKNINATIICESPILEDDALKMKKAISRLH from the coding sequence ATGATAAGGATAGGCATAGCAGGCATCCCCTACCATACAAAAGGGGAGGGAACGGAGGCGGGGCTGCGGTATCTCCATGATGCCGGGCTTGACGCAATGGAGGTCCAGTTTGTCAGGAATGTGTACATGACGCCTAAAAGCGCCAGCAAAAGTGCAGTCATCGCCAGGGAGTGCGGCCTCGCGCTATCCATTCACGCCCCTTACTACATCAATTTGACAAGTAAGAGTAAGGCCACCCAGGAAAAGAGCAAGGTATGGCTCGAAAAGTCTCTAAGGATAGCGGATAGCCTGGAAGCCAATATCGTCGTCTGCCACCCTGCAAGGGAAAAAGAGCCTGGCATGCTAAAACAGCACCTGCTCGAGCTCAGCGACATGAGAAAAAAAGAGGGCATCAAAGCCCTGATAGGCCTTGAGACGACGGGCGACGCTCCCGAGCTTGGCAGCGTGGAGGACTACCTCGACCTTCTGAAAGACGTGCCGGGCACGGACATAGTGATAGACTGGTCCCACCTCCACGCGCGAACCAATGGGTCCATAAAGGGCATAGAGGACTACGAAGCTATATTTAATATGCTCAAGCCAATAAAAAGGGACGATTTTCACATGCACTTCTCAAATGTGGAATACAAGGACGGCCGCGAGGTGCGTCACCTGCCCCTTGATAGTGAACCCCCCTTCGAGCCGCTCGCAAAAATACTTAAGGAAAAAAACATCAACGCTACCATAATATGCGAGTCGCCCATCCTCGAGGATGACGCCCTAAAGATGAAAAAAGCGATAAGCAGGCTTCACTGA
- a CDS encoding ATP-binding protein codes for MSSFNVVYPFTAIVGQEKMKKALLLNAINPRIGGVLIKGEKGTAKSTAVRALANLLPDIEVVEDCPYGCSPYDRTLMCSSCQEKNGNLKKGWRKMRVVELPISSTEDKVVGTLDIEHAIKKGEKRFEPGILAQANRNILYVDEVNLLNDHIVDVLLDAAAMGVNIVEREGVSYSHPSQFILVGTMNPEEGELRPQLLDRFGLCVEIEGIRDPETRMAIVTNRMEYEKDPESFAEKCKKDEEALRQKIIHAKEILGKVKVSPEMLRLIVDICIDMQVDGHRADLTMMKAASAIAAFDGRTEVNENDVREAAELVLKHRMRRKPFSQQKMDSDRLEQSIQKNREKPPQQQQQKQQEEHRHDHHHDHSDENSQATRSDASKETYFRRVTPSG; via the coding sequence ATGAGCAGCTTCAATGTTGTATACCCGTTCACAGCCATCGTAGGGCAGGAAAAGATGAAGAAAGCGCTACTATTAAATGCGATAAACCCCAGGATAGGCGGAGTATTGATAAAGGGGGAAAAAGGAACTGCAAAGTCCACGGCGGTGAGGGCGCTTGCAAACCTGCTGCCGGATATAGAAGTTGTGGAAGACTGCCCATATGGCTGCAGCCCTTATGATAGGACTCTAATGTGCTCCTCATGCCAGGAGAAGAATGGCAACTTAAAAAAAGGATGGAGGAAAATGAGGGTCGTCGAGCTGCCCATAAGCTCGACGGAAGATAAAGTGGTAGGAACTCTGGACATAGAGCATGCCATTAAGAAGGGGGAGAAAAGGTTTGAGCCCGGCATACTGGCGCAGGCGAACAGGAATATTCTCTACGTTGATGAGGTGAACCTGCTTAATGACCATATAGTGGACGTGCTCCTCGATGCCGCAGCTATGGGGGTGAATATTGTAGAAAGGGAGGGCGTGTCCTATTCTCATCCATCCCAATTCATCCTTGTGGGCACGATGAACCCCGAGGAGGGCGAGCTACGGCCTCAATTGCTCGACAGGTTCGGCCTATGCGTGGAGATAGAGGGGATAAGGGACCCGGAGACGAGAATGGCCATCGTGACAAATCGGATGGAGTACGAGAAGGACCCGGAGTCGTTTGCCGAGAAATGCAAGAAAGATGAAGAGGCGTTGAGGCAAAAAATCATACATGCTAAGGAGATACTGGGAAAGGTCAAGGTATCGCCTGAGATGCTACGGCTTATAGTGGATATTTGTATAGACATGCAGGTGGACGGCCACAGGGCAGACCTCACGATGATGAAGGCCGCATCAGCCATAGCGGCCTTTGATGGAAGGACAGAGGTTAATGAGAACGACGTGAGGGAAGCTGCGGAGCTGGTGCTCAAGCACAGGATGAGGAGAAAGCCCTTCAGCCAGCAAAAGATGGATAGCGATAGGCTGGAGCAGTCCATACAGAAGAACAGGGAGAAGCCGCCTCAACAGCAGCAACAAAAGCAGCAGGAAGAGCATCGCCATGACCACCACCATGACCACTCTGATGAGAATAGCCAGGCGACGAGGTCAGACGCCTCGAAGGAAACATATTTTCGGAGGGTGACCCCTTCAGGCTAA
- a CDS encoding cation:proton antiporter, translating into MSVANILFELLLMLLLGKILGDIVKRMGFSPLIGQIVAGIILGPMALRLVGLSWELDELSNLGVLFMMFLMGLSVDFEKLMRESVYKASFISLCGGLLTFLSAMTITVLLGFELNTAILVGISFISTSTAIGFMVLNELGDNYSKVYKTIMTVGTTDDIFAMLAFALFNSYMIGGGIDVKSAFVLFLCALGFIIFVLWFGRSISERLISWTVKSSSEISVITVALIIMFMVAYLGENIKVAAVTGAFLAGTILARSPFSYKIITPKIEAISEGFFIPLFFVYTGVRINIDQMFKSTPLNLYAVSIPIDVFLFLGLIMAVMASKYVSTFGAAWLMGGYRRDEMHKMGLAMTPMGEYTLVIGLIGVTTLGAILPGMESVYSVLALIVLFTSILTPIMLKKAYESQ; encoded by the coding sequence TTGAGCGTAGCCAATATACTATTTGAGCTACTATTGATGCTGCTTTTAGGCAAAATCCTGGGCGACATCGTCAAGAGAATGGGCTTCTCGCCGCTCATAGGGCAGATAGTCGCCGGGATAATCCTTGGCCCTATGGCGCTGAGGCTGGTCGGCCTTTCGTGGGAGCTGGACGAGCTCTCGAACCTCGGCGTACTCTTCATGATGTTCCTCATGGGCCTCTCGGTGGATTTTGAAAAGCTCATGAGAGAGAGCGTGTATAAGGCTTCATTTATATCATTATGCGGCGGCCTGCTCACTTTCTTATCTGCGATGACGATCACCGTATTGCTAGGCTTCGAGCTAAACACGGCCATACTCGTGGGCATCTCTTTTATATCCACCTCTACTGCAATAGGCTTCATGGTGCTCAACGAGCTGGGCGATAACTATAGCAAGGTGTATAAGACGATAATGACGGTGGGCACCACCGACGATATCTTTGCAATGCTGGCATTCGCCCTGTTTAACTCATACATGATTGGCGGCGGGATAGACGTTAAATCGGCATTCGTGCTCTTTCTATGTGCGCTGGGGTTTATAATATTCGTGCTATGGTTTGGCAGGTCCATTTCGGAAAGGCTGATAAGCTGGACCGTGAAGTCTTCCAGCGAGATATCGGTCATAACCGTGGCTCTCATCATAATGTTCATGGTGGCATACCTGGGCGAGAACATAAAGGTGGCGGCGGTAACCGGCGCCTTCCTGGCCGGCACAATCCTCGCCCGCTCGCCCTTCTCCTATAAGATAATCACCCCGAAGATAGAGGCGATAAGCGAGGGCTTCTTCATCCCCCTTTTCTTCGTCTACACCGGAGTTCGCATCAACATAGACCAGATGTTTAAGTCCACGCCTCTCAACCTTTATGCGGTGAGCATACCCATCGACGTCTTCCTGTTCTTAGGATTAATCATGGCGGTGATGGCCAGCAAGTACGTCTCGACTTTCGGGGCGGCATGGCTCATGGGCGGCTACCGCCGGGATGAGATGCATAAAATGGGCCTGGCCATGACGCCAATGGGCGAATACACGCTGGTCATCGGCCTCATCGGCGTGACCACGCTGGGCGCGATACTCCCTGGAATGGAGTCCGTATACTCGGTGCTAGCCCTTATCGTGCTATTCACGTCCATCCTTACGCCTATAATGCTTAAGAAGGCATATGAGAGCCAATAA
- a CDS encoding ABC transporter ATP-binding protein, with translation MKISVKNVCIYYDRFKAIDDVSFELDEGEILSLVGPNGSGKSTLIKGIAGILKPKQGKIYIDGMDLSRMDPKDVAKCIGYVPQNFQQTFFSTVVDTVLLGRKPHIRWKVTKNDLEAVQNAIDTMGINELASKMISQISGGERQKVYIARALAQDPRAFIFDEPTSNLDIKHQLEVLEIAKMLSGKRKSSMLMALHDLTLAYNYSDRVIMLKKGRTFAMGTPEEVLTPENIREVYDVNVDILESRHGKYIMPIKKSMRLACV, from the coding sequence ATGAAAATATCTGTAAAGAACGTTTGCATATACTATGACAGGTTTAAGGCCATCGACGACGTCTCGTTTGAGCTTGACGAGGGCGAGATTTTAAGCCTCGTCGGCCCGAATGGCTCAGGAAAGAGCACGCTCATCAAAGGGATTGCAGGGATACTTAAGCCTAAGCAAGGCAAGATATACATCGATGGCATGGACTTATCAAGGATGGACCCTAAAGACGTCGCCAAATGTATTGGGTATGTGCCCCAGAATTTCCAGCAGACCTTTTTTTCGACCGTCGTCGATACCGTCCTGCTGGGAAGAAAGCCGCACATCAGGTGGAAGGTAACCAAAAATGACCTGGAAGCCGTCCAGAACGCGATAGACACGATGGGCATAAACGAGCTGGCGAGTAAGATGATAAGCCAGATAAGCGGCGGGGAGCGGCAAAAGGTCTACATCGCCAGGGCGCTGGCACAGGACCCCCGCGCTTTCATCTTCGACGAGCCCACCAGTAACCTTGACATAAAGCATCAGCTAGAGGTGCTCGAGATAGCCAAAATGCTGTCCGGGAAGCGGAAATCGTCGATGCTTATGGCATTGCATGACCTGACGCTCGCCTACAACTATTCCGACCGCGTGATAATGCTAAAGAAGGGCAGGACGTTCGCCATGGGGACGCCGGAAGAGGTACTTACGCCAGAGAATATACGAGAAGTGTACGACGTCAACGTGGACATCCTGGAAAGCAGGCACGGGAAATACATAATGCCCATAAAGAAATCCATGAGATTAGCTTGCGTATAG
- a CDS encoding vWA domain-containing protein, producing MKSLIEKDSKVRDGQGRRSVTTSRDGKYIRSIIPQGEVTDLAIDATLRAAAPYQKNREGCLAIKIEAQDLRQKVRERKIGNTIVFIVDASGSMGAEARMTAVKGAILTLLMDAYQKRDKVGLIVFKGDRAELLLPPTQSVELARKYTEELPVGGKTPLVHGLTMGLDVIKKEMLKDKCIMPIAVLISDGKANVSMRGGKPVEEAVEAASLYREGHIKSLVIDSEKNFLSFGLAKRISEAMGAKYVKLEELDADAIVRGVGEM from the coding sequence ATGAAATCCCTCATCGAAAAGGACTCTAAGGTGAGGGATGGCCAGGGCAGAAGGAGCGTCACCACGTCGAGAGACGGCAAATACATTAGAAGCATAATTCCGCAGGGTGAAGTCACCGATCTAGCTATAGATGCCACGCTCAGGGCGGCTGCGCCTTACCAGAAAAACCGCGAGGGCTGCCTGGCGATAAAGATTGAGGCGCAGGACTTAAGGCAAAAGGTGAGGGAGCGGAAGATTGGCAATACCATAGTTTTTATCGTTGATGCAAGTGGTAGCATGGGCGCGGAGGCGAGGATGACTGCCGTCAAGGGAGCCATTCTCACGCTGCTGATGGACGCTTACCAGAAGCGGGATAAGGTGGGCCTTATCGTGTTCAAGGGCGATAGGGCCGAACTACTTCTTCCGCCTACTCAGAGCGTCGAGCTGGCCCGGAAATATACAGAAGAGCTTCCAGTGGGCGGCAAGACCCCTCTGGTGCATGGCCTTACGATGGGACTCGACGTCATCAAGAAGGAGATGCTCAAGGATAAGTGCATCATGCCAATAGCCGTGCTGATATCTGATGGAAAGGCCAACGTTAGTATGAGGGGAGGAAAGCCGGTGGAAGAGGCGGTAGAGGCCGCATCCCTCTATAGAGAAGGTCACATAAAGTCGCTTGTAATCGATTCTGAGAAGAATTTCCTTAGCTTTGGGCTGGCCAAGCGGATATCCGAGGCGATGGGTGCAAAGTACGTCAAGCTGGAAGAGCTGGACGCCGACGCCATTGTCAGGGGCGTTGGCGAGATGTGA
- the cbiQ gene encoding cobalt ECF transporter T component CbiQ, whose product MIPEWMKEAEIGPCPPNATASKRKNFVQKTLSGIFSFLEDAVTSEAISRKKGLLQSLDPRVKLISIIALIVALSLTHELWVLVAVYMLTFLFAYLSRIGLWLFVKRVWFFIPIFTGIIVFPMIFNVFFPGDSLVTLAVLGEGAKLGPFLLPETVSITRQGLISATIFTLRVATCVSATVLLFLTTPRDVLFKSLKTIGVPKVYVLTLDMCYRYIFLFIDMVKSFYMSKKSRSIRSLPLLDEQKWVGGRIGYTLIKSLDMGEKVHGAMVSRGFNGDVKIMEDFKMKPRDYTALASALAFSLLLILIAQKLITL is encoded by the coding sequence ATGATCCCTGAATGGATGAAAGAGGCCGAAATAGGCCCATGCCCGCCCAATGCCACGGCATCTAAGAGAAAAAACTTCGTCCAGAAGACGCTGAGCGGAATCTTCAGCTTCCTGGAGGATGCGGTCACCTCTGAGGCTATTAGCAGGAAGAAGGGGCTGTTGCAAAGCCTGGACCCCCGCGTTAAGCTAATATCTATTATAGCCTTGATAGTGGCGCTGAGCCTTACCCATGAGCTATGGGTATTGGTGGCAGTATACATGCTGACCTTTCTTTTCGCTTATTTGAGCAGGATAGGTTTGTGGCTATTCGTGAAACGTGTGTGGTTTTTTATACCCATTTTTACGGGCATTATCGTGTTTCCGATGATTTTTAACGTGTTTTTTCCGGGAGACAGCCTGGTGACGCTGGCCGTGCTGGGGGAGGGAGCAAAGCTGGGCCCATTTTTGCTGCCAGAGACGGTCTCCATTACGAGGCAGGGGCTGATAAGCGCGACGATTTTCACCCTCAGGGTCGCCACCTGTGTATCGGCAACCGTATTGCTATTCCTCACCACTCCGAGGGACGTGCTCTTCAAGTCATTAAAGACGATTGGCGTCCCAAAGGTATACGTGTTGACGCTAGACATGTGCTACAGATACATCTTTCTCTTCATTGATATGGTCAAGTCATTCTATATGTCTAAAAAGAGCCGCTCAATCAGAAGCCTGCCTTTGCTAGATGAGCAAAAATGGGTTGGCGGGCGAATAGGATACACGCTCATAAAGTCTCTTGACATGGGCGAGAAGGTACACGGAGCAATGGTTTCAAGGGGCTTCAATGGAGATGTAAAGATAATGGAAGATTTCAAGATGAAACCGAGGGACTATACGGCACTAGCCAGCGCACTGGCGTTTAGCCTTTTGCTCATACTTATCGCTCAAAAGCTCATAACGCTATAG
- the cbiM gene encoding cobalt transporter CbiM, translated as MHIPEGYLGPYTYIALFLIMVPIWLYAGYRVRKDLRSKQVPLLAISAAFSFVIMMFNMPIPGGSTGHMVGGAIIGIILGPWAAVVSISVALIIQALLFADGGVTAIGANCFNMAFVMPFSAYIIYKLISGKSEVTSMRRVAAAVIAGYISLTLAAGFTGFEFGIQPILHPAVNGEFPYMPYGLNVALPAMLSEHMLFFSILEGIMTGIILLYIQKSDPSLLEEKKVKSSAGQKTQPTAI; from the coding sequence TTGCACATACCAGAAGGATATCTAGGTCCATATACCTATATTGCATTGTTCTTAATAATGGTCCCGATATGGCTTTATGCGGGGTACAGGGTGAGAAAAGACTTAAGGTCAAAACAGGTGCCGCTACTGGCGATATCGGCGGCATTTTCATTCGTAATCATGATGTTCAACATGCCAATACCCGGCGGCAGCACGGGACACATGGTGGGGGGCGCGATCATTGGCATAATACTGGGGCCATGGGCAGCGGTGGTCTCAATATCGGTCGCCCTGATAATACAGGCGCTCCTGTTCGCCGACGGCGGGGTTACGGCCATAGGGGCCAACTGCTTCAACATGGCGTTCGTAATGCCGTTCTCGGCCTACATAATCTATAAGCTGATCAGCGGCAAATCAGAAGTGACGTCAATGCGCAGGGTCGCCGCAGCGGTCATCGCGGGCTACATATCGTTAACGCTGGCAGCAGGGTTCACGGGCTTTGAGTTCGGTATCCAGCCTATCCTCCATCCAGCGGTCAACGGGGAGTTCCCATACATGCCCTACGGCTTGAACGTGGCGCTCCCGGCCATGCTGTCCGAGCATATGCTCTTCTTCAGCATCCTCGAAGGAATAATGACTGGAATAATATTACTATACATACAAAAATCAGACCCTTCGCTTCTCGAAGAGAAAAAGGTAAAATCGTCGGCAGGCCAAAAAACGCAGCCGACGGCAATTTGA
- a CDS encoding ABC transporter permease — protein MSEVFYYFYRDLLKWLRGKIFVVTALVMPAAWLIFVGLALPTRFTDNYLEFITPGILVMTMLFSSLQGGSLLIFDKILGFLNKFMALPARRESILFGKISFITFRGILQSMVILGLAVIFGVSLPGPIGFLYMLVVLAVFGILFSSLASAIALIVDDHDGYAAVNSMISMPLYFASSALMPYSSMPEWLRVIASINPVSFAIDTIRADFNGQIVYTQLIVITAMAVAVLLVSIYMFRKATI, from the coding sequence ATGAGTGAAGTTTTTTATTACTTTTATAGGGATCTATTGAAATGGCTGAGGGGAAAGATTTTTGTAGTCACCGCTCTCGTAATGCCCGCTGCATGGCTGATATTCGTCGGGCTGGCGCTTCCCACGAGGTTCACGGATAATTACCTTGAGTTCATCACCCCCGGCATCCTTGTTATGACTATGCTTTTCAGTTCTCTTCAGGGAGGCTCTCTTCTCATATTCGATAAGATTCTCGGGTTTTTGAACAAGTTCATGGCGTTGCCAGCCAGGAGGGAGAGCATCCTTTTCGGGAAGATATCGTTCATAACTTTTCGGGGCATTTTGCAGTCGATGGTAATACTTGGCCTGGCCGTCATCTTTGGAGTGTCCCTCCCGGGACCGATAGGATTTCTCTATATGCTTGTCGTGCTGGCCGTGTTTGGCATCCTGTTTTCTTCGCTTGCCTCTGCCATCGCCCTCATAGTGGACGACCACGACGGGTACGCCGCCGTAAACAGCATGATAAGCATGCCGCTTTACTTTGCGAGCAGCGCTCTGATGCCCTATAGCTCTATGCCAGAGTGGCTTCGCGTTATCGCCTCCATAAACCCGGTTAGCTTTGCGATCGATACAATCAGGGCGGATTTTAATGGCCAGATAGTCTACACGCAGCTAATCGTCATAACCGCGATGGCCGTCGCCGTCCTTTTAGTCAGCATTTACATGTTCAGGAAGGCGACAATATAA
- a CDS encoding FecCD family ABC transporter permease produces MHNTDKMGFVEDKMQKASEVYQESFSKKLVFLAVMSFLILFAVLYAGSVGSAQLSLEDVFLAVANKALPSVFLPPLNDIAQVIVINIRLPRILLAILTGMCLAVSGAVMQSLLRNPLVSPFTLGLSSAASFGAAMAIVLGPGILGGFFNDNQSSFLVLSAFVFGMASMVLVYGISRIKCDNSTIILAGVVIGYIFSAGVMFLKYVTNNEKLREITVWLMGGMWGASWDAVIILLPITIIGFLYIIFKSWDLNAMEAGDEVAKNLGVKVDTLRMAGLMVATFIASSCLAFTGVIGFIGLMAPHICRMIIGNDNRFVIPGSALIGGFILLISDTFARTIMSPVELPVGIIMYVLGGVFFVFLILKGRESRLY; encoded by the coding sequence ATGCATAATACAGATAAAATGGGCTTTGTCGAGGACAAAATGCAAAAAGCCTCAGAGGTATATCAAGAAAGCTTCTCGAAAAAGCTCGTTTTTCTGGCTGTAATGTCATTCCTGATTTTATTTGCCGTCCTGTATGCCGGCTCGGTCGGCTCGGCACAGCTATCGCTCGAAGACGTGTTCCTGGCGGTGGCAAACAAAGCCCTACCCAGCGTGTTTTTACCCCCACTAAATGACATAGCACAGGTCATAGTCATCAACATACGCTTGCCAAGGATACTTCTCGCCATATTGACGGGCATGTGTCTCGCCGTTTCGGGCGCAGTCATGCAAAGCCTTTTAAGGAACCCGCTGGTAAGCCCTTTTACCCTTGGGCTGTCATCTGCGGCATCTTTTGGGGCGGCGATGGCAATCGTGCTGGGACCCGGAATCTTAGGTGGCTTTTTTAATGATAATCAAAGCTCGTTCCTAGTATTATCGGCTTTCGTATTTGGCATGGCCAGCATGGTTCTCGTTTACGGCATCTCCAGGATAAAGTGCGATAACTCCACTATCATCCTGGCAGGCGTTGTAATAGGCTACATTTTTTCGGCGGGGGTCATGTTTCTTAAGTATGTCACGAATAACGAAAAACTGCGCGAAATAACGGTATGGCTGATGGGCGGTATGTGGGGCGCAAGCTGGGATGCGGTCATAATACTATTACCTATAACAATTATTGGCTTTTTATATATAATTTTTAAATCGTGGGACCTAAACGCCATGGAGGCTGGCGACGAGGTCGCGAAGAACCTGGGCGTCAAGGTGGACACGCTGAGGATGGCGGGGCTAATGGTGGCAACGTTCATCGCCTCGAGCTGCCTGGCCTTCACGGGCGTCATCGGCTTCATCGGCTTGATGGCCCCCCATATCTGCAGGATGATAATCGGGAACGACAACAGGTTCGTCATCCCCGGGTCAGCACTTATAGGCGGGTTCATCCTGCTCATATCGGATACGTTTGCCCGCACCATCATGAGCCCCGTAGAGCTACCCGTGGGGATAATCATGTACGTGCTTGGGGGAGTATTCTTCGTCTTCTTGATACTGAAAGGGAGAGAAAGCCGGCTATACTAG
- a CDS encoding PDGLE domain-containing protein, which produces MDKNLKTILIAMAILVVLTPLGLLATGETFGEWGNEELKEKLGYVPPGIESLSSLWSAPMPDYTVPGLENSFAESAVGYIITAIIGGGLSLGALYLIGKLMASDKTE; this is translated from the coding sequence GTGGACAAGAACCTTAAAACCATATTGATAGCGATGGCAATACTGGTCGTCCTGACCCCGCTGGGGCTTTTAGCGACGGGCGAGACTTTTGGGGAGTGGGGCAACGAGGAGCTAAAGGAAAAGCTCGGCTACGTGCCCCCAGGCATCGAAAGCCTCTCATCGCTCTGGAGCGCGCCCATGCCAGACTACACGGTGCCCGGCCTTGAGAACTCTTTTGCCGAGAGCGCAGTCGGCTATATCATAACGGCCATAATAGGTGGCGGCTTAAGCCTTGGAGCGCTATACCTGATAGGCAAGCTCATGGCCTCTGATAAGACCGAATGA
- a CDS encoding energy-coupling factor ABC transporter ATP-binding protein, translated as MDAIFDLQNVSYRYLGKFVALKNVTLKFNAGEQVAIMGANGSGKSTLLSILDGLLYPTEGEFYAFGNRVTEETFDSLEDNEMCRYFRRKVGFVFQNSDVQLFCSTVYDEVAFGPLQLNLPKDEVKKRVEDVMEMVGISGLRDRAPHTLSGGEKKKVCLASVLSVNPDVLLLDEPTAGLDPRSQLWLIEMLQELAKAGKTIITATHDLDIIEQISTRAIVIGEDHTVKVDTDSHKVMNDLELLMSTNLIHRHMHRHGNLVHQHLHSHDKEHRHEH; from the coding sequence ATGGACGCGATATTTGATTTACAGAACGTTTCTTATAGATATCTTGGAAAGTTCGTGGCGCTGAAGAACGTCACGCTCAAGTTTAACGCCGGGGAGCAGGTGGCCATAATGGGCGCCAACGGGAGCGGCAAGTCCACCCTTCTCTCCATCCTGGATGGCCTTTTGTATCCTACGGAAGGCGAGTTCTACGCTTTTGGAAATAGGGTGACCGAGGAGACATTTGACTCTCTGGAAGACAATGAGATGTGCCGCTATTTTAGAAGAAAGGTGGGGTTCGTTTTTCAGAATAGTGACGTGCAGCTGTTTTGCTCTACCGTATATGATGAGGTCGCCTTCGGCCCGCTTCAGCTCAACCTTCCGAAGGATGAGGTTAAAAAACGGGTTGAGGATGTAATGGAAATGGTTGGCATATCAGGGTTGAGGGACCGGGCGCCTCACACGCTGAGCGGCGGTGAGAAGAAGAAGGTATGCCTGGCCTCGGTGCTCTCGGTAAACCCGGATGTCCTTCTTCTGGACGAGCCCACCGCTGGCCTCGACCCCAGGAGCCAGCTATGGCTCATCGAAATGCTGCAGGAGCTTGCGAAGGCGGGAAAGACCATCATAACCGCCACCCACGATTTAGACATAATAGAGCAGATAAGCACGCGGGCCATAGTGATAGGGGAAGACCACACGGTAAAGGTGGACACAGACTCCCACAAGGTCATGAACGACCTGGAGCTTTTAATGTCGACGAACCTCATCCACAGGCACATGCATCGGCACGGCAACCTTGTGCACCAGCATCTTCATTCACACGATAAGGAGCATCGCCACGAGCATTAA
- a CDS encoding ABC transporter ATP-binding protein: protein MSVVSTIGLTKYYKDLCAVNDVNLDVESEIFGLLGPNGAGKSTIVKMLTTLVRPSKGEAYVCGYNIVKDPVRVRESISYVPQEMALDIKLTGRENVMLYAQLYHIPNKKDKVDEVLALMELTERANELVKGYSGGMRRRLELAQALVHEPKVLFLDEPTLGLDVAARKKIWEHIYSLKEKGMTIFMTTHYMDEADRYCDRVAIIDKGKIVAIDSPEKLKSDICGDIVIASVSGEFKGINLEGVRLMNVAEHEIRFMADNGEEALPLISRELSRQGLEVHSLVVRDSTLDDVFLQKVTMQEENASFDATKYRLMLRRR, encoded by the coding sequence ATGAGCGTAGTATCGACGATTGGCCTGACAAAATATTACAAGGACCTGTGCGCGGTAAACGACGTCAACCTCGATGTAGAGAGCGAGATATTCGGGCTACTCGGGCCTAATGGGGCAGGAAAGAGCACGATAGTGAAAATGCTCACGACATTGGTAAGGCCGAGCAAAGGCGAAGCATACGTGTGCGGCTACAACATTGTAAAAGATCCCGTGCGAGTCAGGGAGTCCATTAGCTATGTGCCGCAGGAAATGGCTCTAGATATAAAGCTCACTGGAAGGGAGAACGTGATGCTATACGCCCAGCTCTACCACATCCCAAATAAGAAGGATAAGGTGGACGAGGTCCTTGCGCTGATGGAGCTTACCGAGAGGGCGAACGAGCTTGTAAAAGGGTATTCAGGCGGGATGAGGCGTCGTTTAGAATTGGCACAGGCGCTCGTACACGAGCCTAAAGTGCTTTTCCTCGATGAGCCCACCCTGGGGCTGGACGTGGCGGCCCGCAAAAAGATATGGGAGCACATCTACTCGCTCAAGGAAAAAGGCATGACCATTTTCATGACTACCCACTATATGGATGAAGCTGACAGGTATTGTGACCGCGTGGCCATTATCGATAAAGGGAAAATTGTCGCTATCGACAGCCCCGAAAAGCTAAAATCGGACATTTGTGGCGATATAGTGATAGCATCAGTTTCCGGCGAGTTTAAGGGCATAAACTTAGAAGGCGTACGGTTGATGAACGTGGCCGAACATGAGATAAGGTTTATGGCCGACAACGGCGAAGAGGCCTTGCCCCTCATATCAAGGGAGCTATCAAGGCAGGGGCTTGAAGTTCACTCGCTTGTCGTAAGAGACTCGACACTTGACGACGTTTTCTTACAAAAGGTGACCATGCAGGAAGAGAATGCCAGTTTTGACGCTACGAAGTACAGGCTTATGCTGAGGCGAAGGTAA